The Grus americana isolate bGruAme1 chromosome 5, bGruAme1.mat, whole genome shotgun sequence region CTTTTTTGAAGCATTTGACTGGAAGAGCAAAGCGTGGTGCTAACACATAGTGCGAGGAGCGAAGGGGAGGGAACACGTGCCAAGGTCACCTCCTCAGCAGTAGCAATGGCAAGCTTCACAGCAGCAATATAAAACTTCCCTCTGATACCAGATACCACTCACAGCTTCTTTTTAAGAGCTATAAAAATCCAGAGCAGGCACACATTAATTAAAGCAGTTCAGAGAGAAGCACTGCGTGTCAGTCTTGGCAGCGGGTGACTGAAGGGCACGTAGCACGTATGGGAGCAGAATGCCCATGGACAGAGTTagctaaaatatttcagcttttatcACCTCCAGGTTTGTCAGTGGGCAGCACAGATGGTTTGCAGCTGGGGAGCCAGTCAGCGTGCTTGTAAGGCAGCACTGTGACCCGTGTCATGGAGCAATGCGTACCATAAGGAAGCTTTTCTTCGTGACTATCCCAAATCTCCTTTGTTGACATTTAAGTCCATAACCTCCTGTCCTAGCTAGACTAGAAAGCGGACCACGAAAATCCCCCTCCTCTTCaccacaatattttatttttttttaatctccttgtCCCTCAGTTCTTCATTTCCCCTAAGCTAGACAAACTCAGTTCTTCTGGGCTTTGCTCATAAGCCATATTTCCATGCTGGTGTCccctgcagagcacagggcTCACCTTCCAGAGTGGTAGGTCCTCAGCAAAAGAGGCAGTGAGGAGAACAAGGACCCATCCAGGCTTCCCTCAGCTCCCTTCCCTCTGTGGTTAGGGCAAGGTAGGCTGAGACAGTTGAGGTTTTCACTCAAGTACAAACCTGCTAGCTACAGCAAGTTCTCTTCCTTGTCCCCTACTGCAGCCAATCATGAGAAATAAGGTTTTGCTATGAACCCACCAACGAGCCACAGCTAGGGGTGAAACACACCCAGCTAAAGGATGATGGCTAGCAGGAAGCCTTTCTGGTTTTAACTGGTGATTATTCCAACGGAGTGAAATAAAGATAATCCACTGTTTTAGCTCTTACATCCGTCTACCTGTACTTACCCCACCTCCCGGTTTCTTTGTCCAAAGTTGCAGCAGGGCTTCCACACTGCTGCCAGCAAGAGCACCCTCCAGTATTTCACTACACACAGGAAGCCTTGAAAGCAGTGAACTGGGGGGCATGGAGCTAACAGGGCCAGAGCTCAGTGGCATTGAGAGTTCTCGTGCCCATTTACAAGgcggaggaaaagaaaaaaaaaaagatacttggGTATTGCATTCCTGAGGACCTCACGCTCAGCACCATCAAGTGCTATCATGCTTGTCCCCTACAGCTATCATGCACAAAACATGCTTGAAGGCCTGTTGAATTTTAAGTTTTCTCCCCCGTAACCAATCTGTTAAGAGACAGGCAGTCTAGTCTGGTATTTTCCAGGGCTCTGTAAGGATTTCTTAAGTTATAATCATACAGCTTAGACTGACTATTTTTCTGGTGTGGGGAAAATACCTCTAAAATGGAGCCAGTCTTTAAGAGATGACAGCACTTTGAGATGTGCAGATGAACAACATCTAGTATCGCTACCCATATATCACAGGAGAACCagagggggaaagaagagggtgtaatgcttttaaaacatatgGAAAGCATTATCTGAATAGCAAAAATCTGACATAAAACTATATACACATACTTATAGCTCAGATTTGGGCTCTCCATAGCTCCTGCTAGACAAGTAGGGATAACTATTTTTTATTCACAGTGCATTGAAAGGAGGTCCCACTCTCATTTTCACAACTTGCCACCAGCAGTCAgtctctctgcttttatttacgGCTAAAAGTCCTGGACAGAGTcagggcagagaggaaaaatggaagaacaacTGGCAGATCTCAGCTGATGCAAAGTACTGTTTGGCATTTTTCGAAGGACAATCAATTGGAAAGGACTTGCTGTTAATCAGTGTGAAACAAATACACATCAGTTCCCCACAGAGCATGCTACGACCTGAAACAGCTTCTCAGAGCTGCAGTTTTTTGTGGAGGGGATTTAGACAGGCAGTTTTTCTCTTAAGCCTGCATTTCTGACAGCTGCCTAGTACCTTTTTGCCAACTTGTCATATTTGTGCTGAGATATATGTATGTCTTCTCTCTTTTGCTCCTTAACCACTGCATAATCTCTcatttttttaggaaaagaaagatagaAGCCATATTTTATATCATCTATAGCTGAAGCTTGAGTTTTTCCTGTGCAAGGAAGTGGTTGGTTCCTTGTTACCTGAAGATGACATCTCTATTTTACAGTAAAAGCCtctgtcctctttttttcagttctgtttacTCCCCCCATCTCAGAAACTGAACTTACCCAATagcttacaaagaaaaataatacaagaaagaaggttttgctctgtttcctggTGACCAACACCCCAGATAGTATCACGCTGGCTaattcaagaaagaaacaagcacCATGATAGTTAAGTGGGAACAGAGGATGCAGCACTAACCTTGGTACAGAAAATCCTTGCCACAGCTGTCTGCTGTTCATGATGGAATTCAGAGTGATAAAAGAATCTGCTTTGAATATGAGAAATTATGTTCCATGCATGTTTATTTGGCTTtttggctttgggttttttccctttagtaAGCTTAACCATCCTGGCATTCTTGCATTACCCTCTCTACCTGCAAAAGCATTTAACTAAACTCCCTTGATGTGGGGCTAATACAAGAGGGCAACTGTGACTCCCTTAATAACTCACAAAGAAAACTAAGTATGACTTCTTCGCACTTATCTCAAActgtctctccctttctccagaACAACGTACCCCCAAGGGTGGGGAAAAGCCCTTACGCCAATAACACAGCACTACATAGAAATGAGAGAAAGGGCTTTAAAATGGCTCTTATTCCCAACGAACATCAAGGGGATGACAGTGAAGAAGGCAGTATAGGTCTGAACTACTGTGGAGGcctgaaggaaggaggagatcAAGGAGCAGCAATGGGAACTGACCTACTGGTTCAGACTGGAGGTGTCTCTATAATCAGTACAGAATACTGCACACTGGCAAAGGCTCCTGGCGACTCCTTATTGCAGAGGCTCCCTCTGCACGTGCAAAAGGCCATTTTTCCAAAGGCCCTTAGGCACAGGGCCAGGGCAAGGCTAACCATGTTgccttcactgaaaaaaaaaaaccccaccaaaaccatgTTACCGATAGTGTGGAGTTCAGATACTCCTTAGGGAGCCAGAGcttcccatccctgccctgaGTGAATaccaaacagagaaaaatgcaggaagCCCACGGGGATATGTTGTCTTCAGTCCTGTCAGTCATGGATGTGACAGCTGGGACCTTTAAAGACTGTCAAATGAGGGAAACCAAAGCACTCCAAATGCCAAGTCTGTCAGCAGCATTATTAACATGTCATGTATGTCCTGCTCAGAAACGCAGCACTGCACCTCCAACTGCCAGACTATCAAAAATGCTGCTCGGCTGGTAATTCTTGCACCTTACAACAGTATCTAAGTCACTGCAAAGCCAAGAAAAAGGCAAACTGTAGTGTTTGGGAGGACAGAAATCAGTTTGTAGCCCGTGGTGGAAGGCACGCTAACCTACCACAGGGGCTGTTGGTACTCCCGCTCCAGAGGAGTGTTGTATTCTTAGAAAAACACATCCGTTTCACATAGGCAAAACACCTGAAACAAAAGGGATGGAGGCAAGTTCTGCAGGGAATTCATAAACCAAGTGAGGTTTGGCGACCTCAGCAGCTGGAGGGTGCTCCCCACTAACCTGCAAGAACCAGTCTGAGGCAGGTGGCATCAAGTGCCAGGTAAAAGGGAAAATTTCTCTCCCTCACCTTGGGCAAACTTACAAACGTAAAGTGACAAATGACGGAAAGAAAAATCCCATGTTGTGGGATCCCTCAGAGAGGCATGGCAGACAAAATGAATGTGCAGGGTTCAGTGCAGGAGGGTCCTAGTATAGGTAAGGTACTTGGGGTAACCTAGATGAATGCTCAGGTTGAGCAAAATctaagtttttatttaaaaaaaggtagaacCGTAACCATGATGACTGACCAACATGACCAGGCCAAGGACAGCACCCAAACGCACCGAGAGCCTCAGAACAACAATTCGAGTCTATCTCAGCAAACTTGCTATCGCACTGCTTCAAAGTACAGTACTGCTGCCAACATGGGCTTTTCCACAGCTGATCTCTGACGTACAGATCAGGGAAGGCACTGGAAAGGGAAACTCAGAGGGTGAGGTCCAGGTGTGACTGTAAGGAATGATGGACTCACAAGAACAGGGTGGGAtacagggaaaggagagaaaaagcaggcatgcgaaaaaggaaaagaagagctTCAATAGTGGTAAGTCtggtaaaagagaaaatttttaCTGAATGTAACAATTAGTGATGAAGACATACACAAAAGCTTTATCTATAGACTGgcagaaaatttaaaatcataatcatataaaaataatctatttctGCACAATAAATACActgcttcccctcctctttcAGGTTGACTCAAAATGATGCAAATTAAGGATATCTTACAAACAACAAAGAATCTtagttaagaaaatatttatgaaggaaattttccttgcaaatttctatttctgaacaagtgatttgggaaaaaaaaccgCACCAACCCACAAAAGTCTTCAGTGATGCCACTGACTCCTTAAATTTAGAGGACCTGTAGTCCAGTTCTTGTCTCAACATCATTTTGTctcaacaaacagaaaagacagcagTCCTGTGGTCAGCCCATGAGTTCCATTAAACAAGAACCACTTTATCAGGAGTTCCTGCACCAGAACAAAGGGAGAAAACCAAAGCAGTATGAAGTGAGATGGACACCGTGCACTCCTGATTGTTGAAAAGGAGTTTCTGAGCCGTGCAAAGAGCTCTCCCCACCGTGATCAGGTAGCGCTAAATATAGCGGATAGCACAATCTGAACACATGCTCAAAATGCTTTGGAGAGAAATAGTTACATCCAAGCTGCTGCTGTAGACAGGAGGTTCTTGCTGAGATTACAATCAGCTGTGTGAGCGAGCACAGAGACAGAACACATTTGGCAAAATCGGTTTTTGTTACGACCTGTCAGCGGTACAGGAAAGGAATAGAATTGCCCTTAGAATGAAACTGGTCTCATTTGCAGCTCTGTGATAAGTAGTATTTATCATGACCCTTTAATTCCCTGTGCCCGGGCTGCTACTGCAGCTCCTCTGGGACAGCATTAATGTACCATTTCTCCATGGCTCCTACTTATCTCAAACAGTCTCTGCTACAAACAGGTTTTTCACCCCTGGCCTGTGAAATTTCTTGAATTATCTGATAAGGGAGAGTTTCAGCCACAATCGCAGCAGGTCCATGATTCTGCCCAAACGTTACACTAAAATATGGGTCAACTGCGCTATACACAGTAGTGTGAAGTATGATTTCAGAGTTTTACTGCAACTTCTTTAGAAAGACCTATAAAAGTTGAGCATAGCTTCATCATTCAGAAGAAGCACACTCATCTCATGCAATCAAAATCATCAAAAGTGATTTCACAGAAAGCagtacatattttaaaaagttatatttaaCTAAGATCTAGCACCAGGCAAAAAACATGACTATTTAAGAAAGTCAGACagcagcacattttaaaaaacaacagtaataaTTAACAGACACTAGcttatattttcaaagcattttacaaaaacATGAATTAATTAAGCCTCACGACACCCTCGTGAGATAGATAGGTAAGTATTATTAGTCCCATTTTAGAGACAGGGAAACAGGCGTGAAGAGAGTATAACCTGCTCACCATCACACAAGTCAAATCCAGGAACAGAACACCagattttccagttttctgccaCACGTGGTCTGACCTCTTAAAGATGCTGgtcattaaataaaatttggtTCCTCTCATCCCTTTTAAGACACCTGACCTCATTTCAGTCTGATATGAAAAGGTATCCACCAAGACCTATTCATGATAAACAACTGGAAGTAGGAAATAACATGTTTTCATAGAATGTGTGTTGCTGGAAGCTGTTTAAGAAAAGACTTGACATGGGTGCTTCCATACTGCCAGAAGAGTGTCACTTCTCATCAGGGACCTGCCACCAGGAAATTCACTGAGGCCTATACGCAATGCTGATACAGCTCAGAATCTGCAAAAAAGGTAAGGTTTCTTTGCCACTTCCAAACGAGGAATCTCCCTCTGGCAGGGAGTTTTCTCTGAGAAGAACTCATCAGAGTACAACTGCACTGAAAGCAACGACTTTTATCAGGAGACTCTCAAGGTGCACCTAAGGGTGCATATATATCTGTTGGATATCCTGGAAATGTTTGTATATTGTGCTCTGTGTTAAGAGAGATGGTCTGGAGGCATCAGCCATCCTAGGGGGTAGAAAATAACTCTCCATAGTCACTCTGAGAAGGCAAGTTCCCTTAGCACACCACTCTTGCACTGAACTAGCCAGTGACAGACTAGGATTAAAAATTCCAAACCATCTGAAAATTCAAGTCAATGGATTTAACTCTATAAAATGCCGAATCTGGCAGATCCACTGCTGCCTGTTTGCAAAAGCAGGCCCAGATGTTAGTGgagacacagaaacaaaaccagtccTTCCACCTTCAGTTACGTGTGTCCATTAGACACTACCTAGAGTCCAGGAAGATAGTCTCATGACAGCTCAATGTGAAGATCCTCCCCGTACTTCCGGATCAGCCTCATGTGGTTATGGTCCACTGACCACtgctctgggaggtgcctgggctGCATGCTGTCCAAGAAATGCTGCCGCCAGCGTCTCTCCAACTGCATGAGGGAGCGCAGGCCTCCTTTAGCAAAACACTGCACCACCTTCAGTCCATGTGGCATGTAGCTCTCATTGCAGATCCTGCCAGGACACAAGCAGAGTTTATTTTCACACAAGCCCATTGTCAGACTCTAGATCTGTCTACTACGAACAGCAAGACACTGAAGATACTTTCAGCTGTGGAGTTTAATTACAGACACAAAGTAAGCTAACCAGGAGGGAGAGTTTTAAGCTTTGCTTCAACACCAGACTGCTTTCTGGAACACAGTTACACTGGGAAGCTGGTTTCCTTAAATTCAGAAAGTGTTCTTCTTTTATAGCAATACTAAACAAAGCTCTCAAGGTCCATTACAAGCTCCTCAGGAGACTGCAAATTTCTCAACGTAAGAGCCATATGACACTCCAGAGCCCTGATCCTGCCACTGAATTCCCTGCCTGGGTAGGTTCTGAGTTATAACATTGGCACATTACAAACAACGGTGTGCGTAACAAGGAGAAAATACCAACTACATGCAGACAGAGACCAGATACTAGTTAAGAAAAGATAATTGGGGAGGCTTTGAGAAAGAGAGGAGACTTCTGGTTTGATTGTTTTTCAGTCTCCCTCCCTGATCTGTCCTTCAAAAGAAGTATAAAATAGTGGGGGGGGAGTTGGAGAGCAAGAATGGAAGGAGATtgatggaagagaaaggaaaagaggggaagaaacaaGAGTTGCAGTACAGAGACCACTGCTGGGTTGAGTGGAGAAGGGGATAAACAAAAACACAGTAAGAAATGAAGAGTGTGCTTGTCTGCTTAGAGCCTTAGGCTACAGCGCATAGAGTTATCTCCTTCCTATCCTTGCTTTCTAGTTAAACACATCAAAGTACTATAAATCCAGACTCTGCAGGCTTATACGAAGGATAAAGTTATGCTTTTAGAGGTTCATTTTTCCTGTGCAGATCAGCTTCTAGTAGTCTGAAACTGAGACACTCCTTAACTTGACACCATTATTTTAGGAAAGATACATCAATATCCCAAGGAGACTAGCAatgggttttggtttattttcgTTAAAaagttgggggggtggggaggagaggaagtcAGCATCTGTGATCCTCAGCTCTGCAAATCctgctggattttatttttctgcaataatATTTACCCAAGGCTCTATGTGTAGAAAACTTTTTGTTGAACTTACGTTCCAGCATAAATGACTAAAATGTTAGACCTACTGATGGGCTTGTTATACCTGGTTTCCAGACCAGCTGCttcctggagcatctctggggTGACTGCCTCTGTGTTAAAGAAGTCCTTGATGCTTTGCAGAAGTTCTGCCCTTCGGGGGTCAGGCAGGCTGTCTGCATTCAGCAGGGCTCGGGCCCCGGAGCGCACTTGCCTGCGCAGAGGATCCTCCAGCAGACGCACGCCTTCCTCAGAGCCAATGGGGGCACCAAACTCCTCAGCCAGCTGCTGCTTGAGATGGTTGTCATAGTAATTGGAGATGGCATGGCAGGATGTGCAGAGTAGGAGCACGTCATGGGAGTTGTGGTCCTTCATCTGGATGGGGAAGTGTCTTCGGTATTCGTGAGGGACAATGTTCTTCCTAGGGAAGACAAGCCAGCCAGCTCATTATATTTGCCTGGAGCTGTGACTCCCCAGTTCCTTCTCTTCCTGGCCCACAAATGGTCAACTAATACTAAAAgtccagaaaaacaaagatcaCCAGGGTCAGGACCCTCAGTGCAGCAATaggtttatttgtttatattgCTACAATAGTGCATGCTATTCTGcaacttctttttatttgtacttCTCTCCacaggttttctgcatttctcttttttttcccccttccaaaaattcattgctttaatttaaaaaaaaaagtgattcatactataaaaaaaaataagctatgCAGTGTGACAAGCATATCTCTCAGCTaaacagcagctgcaaagacaaaaatctcaccCTTTGTGACCTCATGGGCTTCAGGCTCACCTAAACCTTTCAAAAATTTAACAATTAAGTAGCAGAAGGAATAGTACAGATATTTTCAGAAGGGGATGCCATCAGAACAGCATGTGTTGGCATACTGCTGCCCCCTGTCATTCAAACTGCAGCACATACATGTTCCATATGCTTTGTTCTCTCCAGGGACCGGTATCTCCAGCCtctggaagaagagggaaggTTGGCCTGTTCACTGTCAAATTTACCCAGACACATACGACTACGGAGCATTCAAATAGCGATAGCCCATCCAGGATGTGAACAAGCATGATGTTTCAGGCCGCTATCCAAGCTTCTGGATGCCAAACTAGATGCAGCCCTCAGTGCTGTTTAAAAAGATGCATTGTTCTCCTATCACACTAAACTCACCGGATATAGGACTCTCGCTTGCCACATACAACACACAGGTTCTCTTTGACTGTCAGATAATAATCAACTTGAGACTCAGGACGTCCTGATGGTTCAAACCGCAGCTTCACAACAAATGGGTCTGTGCTAACTAGCTCTGAAAGGGTAAAGGCAATAGAGAATATTCAAGataaatttgtatttgaaagcTAAAATAACAACACTAAAACGTAGGAGTCATCCTAGTGAATCCCCAACAGTATTTCCGATAAGAAAGGATACAAAAAATTCATGCCCACTTATCTAagaaacaaggcaaaaaaaccctaaagtgCTCTATTTCATATACCAACAGGAAAATTGGTATGCTCACCTccgatccccttgtccagataCCACTGAGCCTTCTTGCGATCGCAGGTGCACAGGGGCTGTCCATCTGGTGCATGCAGGAAGCAGTTGTCATACAGCGGAGATTTTCTATGAAACAAGCGCAGCATTACAGCAACTATAACAGCATGCCAAAAAACCAGAGCTCTCTATAGCCATGCATTCCACACTGCACTTCATGCAGCCTCCTCCAAACCACAGGAGTGCCCCTAAACACACACTTAAGGCTGCTGAGCACTGCACAGGCTGCTGCTAAGGGAAGCAGAACATCTAAAAACTTACCTGGGGTTCACCAACTGACTGTAAGGTGTctttgctctcctgctgacaATAGAATTGTAACTCTAAATCCCAGTTTTCAAGAGATGCCATCAATGatgacagcatttaaaaaaaaaaattacattagaaaacaaaaaagaattgaaGTTAAGAAGGATGATGAGCTAAGAGTAAGCTAAAAGAGAGTGTCAACTTACAGGCAAGGCAATTTCAAGGATCAACTGCCTAAGCCTGTATCTTAATGTTTTATTAAGATGACTTTTCTAAAACTCAGTGTGAACGGCAATTACTTCATTCATCCAAGAGAAATACTACAAAAAAGCTCTTGGAGCACTGGGAACCTAAACACATGAGTCCACGGGAACAATGAAGCTGAGCTGAGGCCCTCTGAAACACAGGCACCTAACCTTAGTCAGTGGGAAAAAGTCCTGCTTGAGCGGTGTCTGGTGGTTTGTGGCAGTGTGTGGAGGGGCTCTGCTTTGCAGGAAAACGTTTCCTTACTCTGCCAACCTCCTTCAAGGAAaactgaagagcagagcaggctgGGCTTGGGGAGCACCTGGGAGAAACCGGCCAGGGATACAGACATGTCAATACACTGTGGAAAAGTTTCCTCTCTTTCCAGTAcatcatataaataaatactcaGCAGAGCTCTATGTTCTAAAAAGGTTAATTCAC contains the following coding sequences:
- the EXD2 gene encoding exonuclease 3'-5' domain-containing protein 2 isoform X3, whose product is MACSPQSCHTEPDHKVSVEGRANPVSLLQMASSSGLCIIVRLPRLVASGQTIPKTLLDIMADSAVLKVGVGCWEDACKLLHDYGFPVKGSVDLRYLAMRQRKDLLHNCLSLKSLAEKVLNCPLDKSPHVRCSNWEAEELTQDQVLYAARDAQVSVALFLHLLGFANLPATSEGENSVAAWEKALGKCRGLVDIPFRGRRSGSTGEKSGEGRSPQKTKNRKSSVNGQPSVSQQMRDPRRQKRKPLGVGYSARKSPLYDNCFLHAPDGQPLCTCDRKKAQWYLDKGIGELVSTDPFVVKLRFEPSGRPESQVDYYLTVKENLCVVCGKRESYIRKNIVPHEYRRHFPIQMKDHNSHDVLLLCTSCHAISNYYDNHLKQQLAEEFGAPIGSEEGVRLLEDPLRRQVRSGARALLNADSLPDPRRAELLQSIKDFFNTEAVTPEMLQEAAGLETRICNESYMPHGLKVVQCFAKGGLRSLMQLERRWRQHFLDSMQPRHLPEQWSVDHNHMRLIRKYGEDLHIELS
- the EXD2 gene encoding exonuclease 3'-5' domain-containing protein 2 isoform X2; this encodes MASSSGLCIIVRLPRLVASGQTIPKTLLDIMADSAVLKVGVGCWEDACKLLHDYGFPVKGSVDLRYLAMRQRKDLLHNCLSLKSLAEKVLNCPLDKSPHVRCSNWEAEELTQDQVLYAARDAQVSVALFLHLLGFANLPATSEGENSVAAWEKALGKCRGLVDIPFRGRRSGSTGEKSGEGRSPQKTKNRKSSVNGQPSVSQQMRDPRRQKRKPLGVGYSARKSPLYDNCFLHAPDGQPLCTCDRKKAQWYLDKGIGELVSTDPFVVKLRFEPSGRPESQVDYYLTVKENLCVVCGKRESYIRKNIVPHEYRRHFPIQMKDHNSHDVLLLCTSCHAISNYYDNHLKQQLAEEFGAPIGSEEGVRLLEDPLRRQVRSGARALLNADSLPDPRRAELLQSIKDFFNTEAVTPEMLQEAAGLETRICNESYMPHGLKVVQCFAKGGLRSLMQLERRWRQHFLDSMQPRHLPEQWSVDHNHMRLIRKYGEDLHIELS